One part of the Rutidosis leptorrhynchoides isolate AG116_Rl617_1_P2 chromosome 1, CSIRO_AGI_Rlap_v1, whole genome shotgun sequence genome encodes these proteins:
- the LOC139851415 gene encoding serine/threonine-protein phosphatase 7 long form homolog has translation MGSIKTNSFSPRIARFLNPVAKTLDQPPPMFKPTNRSNPVFKGWGNPPNQWAEWVNQMAGKHSSIWIKAGIFDPIMASIYEITFNHDIISSLLRFWNPKTNTFVFPWGEATVTLEDVVILGGYSVLGDSVSGSVLKADLREKIEVMNQFRTELVRSKSKKASHYKWIQMFMANEDDEQEHIGFLSLWLSRFVFPATNRDAVGKHVFPIAVRLSQGDKLDLATPILADIYNNLRILKEQCVESSSSCINLLGPFRLVQIWAYERLTIIAPKPANELQPAEPRLARWHGLNSNVSLLQLLAHMNNFETFIWRPYADDLKNWSRPLYYQDTEQILTDSLSLDDDLQTFARFLQPCKINWLNCKEKYLPHRVAMQFGYDQDIPGDVCSYKVRNCVKFVIPSRSFQPQVTKRYADWLKIVDFKDRVNYQDLSSGEEMNDSDENCDENSDPECVFLGKIDVEGKLDKMCSDDETENVAKDVSRGSKDCMDIDELIKLGLELEARISKLEEVFESLKAKDRNGVMLM, from the coding sequence CAAGATTCCTAAACCCTGTTGCTAAAACTCTCGATCAACCTCCCCCCATGTTCAAACCAACCAATCGCTCAAACCCTGTTTTCAAAGGATGGGGCAACCCACCTAACCAATGGGCTGAATGGGTCAATCAAATGGCTGGAAAACACAGCTCTATTTGGATAAAAGCAGGTATCTTTGACCCTATTATGGCCTCTATTTATGAAATCACATTTAACCATGACATAATTTCCTCATTGTTACGTTTCTGGAACCCTAAAACCAACACATTTGTTTTCCCATGGGGTGAGGCTACTGTTACTTTAGAAGATGTAGTGATTCTTGGTGGGTACTCTGTTTTAGGGGATTCTGTTAGTGGGAGTGTTTTAAAAGCTGATTTAAGGGAAAAaattgaagttatgaatcagtttCGGACAGAGTTAGTTAGGAGTAAATCAAAAAAAGCATCACATTATAAGTGGATACAGATGTTTATGGCCAATGAGGATGATGAACAGGAACATATTGGTTTTTTGTCGTTATGGTTGTCTAGGTTTGTTTTTCCTGCAACAAATCGTGATGCGGTAGGTAAGCATGTTTTCCCGATTGCAGTTAGATTGTCTCAAGGGGACAAGTTGGATCTTGCTACACCGATTTTAGCCGATATTTATAATAATCTGAGAATATTGAAAGAACAATGTGTAGAATCTTCCAGTTCTTGTATCAATCTGTTAGGTCCATTTCGACTGGTTCAGATTTGGGCGTATGAACGGTTAACAATTATAGCACCAAAACCTGCAAACGAGCTTCAACCCGCTGAGCCCAGGTTAGCCCGTTGGCATGGTCTGAATTCGAATGTAAGTCTACTTCAACTGCTTGCACATATGAACAACTTCGAGACTTTCATTTGGAGACCATATGCTGATGATTTAAAAAACTGGTCACGGCCACTATATTACCAAGATACCGAGCAGATTTTAACTGATTCGTTGAGCTTAGATGATGATTTACAAACTTTTGCTCGTTTTTTACAACCTTGTAAGATTAACTGGCTGAATTGTAAGGAAAAGTATCTGCCTCATCGCGTTGCTATGCAATTCGGTTATGATCAAGACATCCCTGGTGATGTATGTAGCTACAAAGTGAGAAACTGTGTGAAGTTCGTGATTCCATCAAGATCTTTTCAGCCACAAGTTACAAAGAGGTACGCTGATTGGTTGAAGATTGTGGATTTTAAAGATCGCGTAAATTATCAAGATTTATCATCGGGTGAAGAAATGAATGATTCTGATGAAAATTGTGACGAAAATAGTGATCCGGAGTGTGTGTTTTTGGGAAAGATTGATGTTGAAGGCAAACTTGATAAAATGTGTAGTGATGATGAAACTGAAAATGTTGCCAAAGATGTATCAAGAGGATCGAAAGATTGTATGGATATTGATGAGCTTATTAAACTGGGATTGGAACTTGAAGCGCGAATTAGTAAGCTCGAA